The Apodemus sylvaticus chromosome 19, mApoSyl1.1, whole genome shotgun sequence sequence CCGCTACGGCTATCAGCTAGAGTCAAATTACTAGATGTCCTTGACTTTTGACCTTAGAACAGCAGgttaaaaggaagagaaacattACCAAAAGTAAGCAGCTATTGGCCACACAATAAGCAGAATTATGAACAGAAGAATGCCAAAAGTAAGTAGCTTTTGACAACAGAATGGCAAAGAGTTAAAGACAGAAGAACCATCCCAAATAAAGAAGCTTTGGCCCTGATCGCATACCTATTCCTGCCTTCTTCAGAaaagtgggtgctgggataaGTCCCTGGCACATTGAAACTTTTATTTTGCAAGAGAAAAGGTATGGTGTTTTCAAGTttgatggcaagtgcctttacccactgtgcTGGGTAAAGTTAAAATTGTAAGTTAACATAGAAAGCAatggttcttttgttattgttgtttgtttggttgactAATTGTAATTCAGAACTGTGGTTTGAGGATAAGCCTTCCAGCCAAGTTAGATGGGCCTTTATGAATGTCGGAAGCAGTCTTATTAGAGTTGGTGACAGCGGAGGTGAGAGAGCCTTTGTTCCAGTGACAACAAATGGAAACACACTTGAAGGTAGGGTAGAGTTGCATGTGCCTGTCCTAAaatgggaggctgaagcagaaggaccaCAAGTTCCAGGTTATCCTCAACTACATAGAGAGTCAGAGAGCATCTTGTGGCACTTGTGAGTCTGtctcaataaaatgaaaatcatataaacaaaacttttaaaatcatGACTGGCCAGGCACAATATTAATTAGAAGAAAGGGTTAGGGAATGAGAGTAACATGGGGAGGCCCCGAGTGTCtgcaggacacaggaaagaatccaaaaaaccaaaaaaacaacaacaacaacaacaaaaaacaatgtaCATGAGAATCCCCTCCCTCAACATTTAAAAGGATTTTCCCATGTGTCTTAGGTTGGGTTTTATTGCTgattgctgtgagcagacacccaGAGACCATGACCCAGGcagttctctttttgttgttgttttttcgagacagggtttctctggatagcctggctgtcctggaactcactctgtagaccaggctggcctcgaactcagaaatccacctgcccctgcctcccaagtgctgggattaaaggccgcTGCCCTgctaccaaggcaactcttataaaggcaaacgtttcattggggctggcttacaggttcagaggttcagtccatcatcatcatccccgtaggcagcatggcagcatgcaggcaggcacggtgatggaggaggagctgacagagttctacatcttgatccacagtcAGCCAGAAGGAGGGTCTCTttccaccctgggtggagcttgagcattgGGAGgccttaaagtccacacccacaggaacacacttcatccaacaaggccacacctcctaacagtgccgcTCCCCATGGACCAAGCATTGTTGTCTGTGGGGGCCAAACCAATTCAAACCAGCACATCATGTTAGATGTCTGCTTTCCTTAGAGGATACTATAGTCTTTCTTTATGggatagtggttttttttttttcttgtgaaatGGGATAAGAGATACATATTTCATACATTgtcaaggaaggagagagatccTGGCAAACAGGTGAACAGGTTTTGATTAAGGACTTCAGAACTTATAGTCTCTTAGGCCAATGAGGACCCTATTTCTATTTTAGTCTCTCCAAAAGGATATCTTCTTCCCTATTTCTTAGGGTGTTGAAGGGTGGAGGTCCCTCTTCTGGAAGTGTTTGCGGAATAGATTTGTTGGCCCTATACTGGAAGAATAGCATCCTTGGGCACTTGATCTAATGGGGGATGAGATGAGGGAAATAGACTCTGCCCTAGGTGAACCTAAGCTTGACTCCAGACTGGTACAGACTGGAAAACACAAACTTTAGAAGCATATACAACAAacataagcaaaaacaaaacaaaaccagaaaaactcAACAGGGTATAATGGTGACTAATGTCATACAACATGGCAGAAGCCAGACAAAAGTCCTTAGATAGTCCTTTGGGGTAGCTTGAGTTCTTGCAAGGGCAGTGGGAATAGATTACTTCAAGACTCCAAAGCTGTAGAGTTGCTTGACATAGCCTGGTAAGGTCTAACAAAGGCTGGGGTTGATTAGCCTCTTCtactctttaattaattaattaatttgggtttccctgagacagggtttctctgtgagccctggctgtagagcaggctggccttgaattcaatgcacctgtctctgcttcccaagtgctgggattaaagaagtgggTGCCACCATTGTCCAGTGTTCTTCTAATTTCACTAAGAGCTGGCGGTGGCAGGTGGACAAACTTGTTAACTTTAAGAGGAATAAGTTCAAGTTACGTTTGCAGCAGAAGGTGGCCCCATATCACTTTGGAGAGATTTAGGGGACCCGAATCCAGGGATGCTTCCTCTCAACAGGCATTGTGTACTTTTATGGCCTCCTCTGTAGTAGTGAAGGAGGCTTCCTTCTATCTATGAATTGTCTATAGACCCTGTGAATACTCACACCTGGATTTCAAGGCTTTGAGGTAAAGTTTAATTGCTACTTTCTCTgtagagcagtggtcctcaaccttcctaatgctgtgaccctttaatacagtcctttatgttgtggtgagccccaaccataaaattattttcattgctaccccttaagtgtaattttgctactcttataaatcataatgtaaatatctgtgttttctaattgccTCAGGTAAGCCCTGTGAAGGAGTCATTTGACACCACCCCCAAAGGATCAACAGGCTAAGAATCACTGCTGTAGAGGCATCTAATATCCGACAGTCTTTAAAAGTTGAATAGCTGGCATAATGGTGCAGGGCGTTAATACAGTACTCTGGAAgcacaggcaggtagatagatctctatgagtttgaggccagcctggtctaaaaagaattccaggacagccagggatacatggaaagaccctgtctcaaaaacaaaacataacaaaacaaaatacaaacaaacaaaaaacccaaaaaaccaaaccaaacccaaaagcAAAGTTGAAGAGGTAGagcacaacagtctgtaactccaatcccagtgACCcatctcttttggcctctgtggatacTGCATGCATAtgatacacagatacatgcatgtagaacacccatgcacataaaattttttttaaaaaaaacctgaagtTGAGGAGACACTGGAAGGGGGTTGTTTTGTATGCAGATTTATCCACTTTGAACCCTTTCACAGTTCTATTAAGTACCTTTCCTGACAGCTGCTTCTATTGGGTTCTAGAAGCTGTTCCTTTCACAGTCGGTTGTCCACTGCTCTGTTTAAAGGGTTTTCATTGCTCAACTTTAGGAAGCTTTTATGAAAGTCTTTTATCCATCTGTGATCCATCCTGTACTTCCTGTACTTCTGAGGAGTTTGTCTTGGAGCGTTTTGATGAAACGAGGAGAATCTGGGCTGGAAGTGTATGTGGTTGTGTAATACTCTCTACAAGAACTTGGGattgggctggagacatggctcagctgttaagagcactgactgctcttctgaaagttttGAGTATAAATCCCAGCAACCGTATGGTAGCtaagaaccatctgtaatggaaaccaatgtcctcttctggtgtgtctgaagatagtgacagtgtagtcacatacattaaaaaaaaaaaaaaggtagccgggcggtggtggcacacgcctgtaaccccagcactctgggaggcagaggcaggtggatttctgagttcgaggccagcctggtctacagagtgagttccaggacagccagggctacacagagaaactctgtctcgaaaaaaccaaatccaaaaactaaaaaaaaaaaaaaaagatgttctgtGTTTCACTATATAAGCTTCTCTATCTTGTCTGACATATTATTGTCTTGGCTCCTTCTGGATCTGCCCCACTGATTTTCCTGCAGTGAACCACTGCTGCCTATTTAGGAGTTGTACCGCCTTTAAGGTTGGAAGATTATAAGTATATTTCACTGTGGAATTTTTAGTCAACAGTGTCAAAAGTTGTCACTGGGACAGTCTTAATCACACTTTCTACAAATCTCTAGGAAGAGCAATCATCACCAAGGTGACTGGGCACCAAGTATTAGATGTTCTACAGTATGACCAAATCCTCTTACTAGAGAAAAAGTCAAACCAGATATGAGGTTGCATATCTGTAATCCCGAGTCCAATGAAGGAGAATAAGAAATCCAAGTCGCCCGGGCGTTGGTGGCCCATGCATTTGATCcaagtgcttgggaggcagaggcaggcggatttctgagttcaaggccagcctggtctacagaatgagttccaggacagccagagctacacagagaaaccctatcttggaaaaccaaaaaaaaaaaaaaaaaaaagaaaggaaaaaaagaaatccaaggtcatccttggccacaCTGAGAACTGACAGACAGCCTGGGCAAtctgaatttgaaagaaaaaaaattgcaagTTGCATCATGGGAATTCAGTGACAAGATGAGAGCCTCTGGCTAGCCCAAATAGAATTCAGGGGCTCTCTGATTTGGCATAGTTTATTACAATTAGTGTACACACAAAATCATGTAAACTCCGTAAAGTAAATGTTTAACCACCACGATAAGCAGTCATACTTGGCCATGAGCTTTCAGCACCCTATTTTAACATCGATAGAATTCACAGAAAATGACAATCACACAAATAGGGTCATAATACAATTTGTAAGGAAaggatttgcttgtttgtttgtttttggtccatgttttcttttaataaacaAGACACATACGTTTTCCTCTTTGGCAAAAAGAGGTTAAATCCCCCCAGTTCATTCATTCACAAAGTAAACTCAGGGGTAAAACAACACAACACATGAGGTACAGCTGAGACCTGGGCTACTCTTTGAGTATAAGCACACATTCAGGGAAAGCTGCTTTTTACATCACCGGGACAGTTACTAGCTCTCCTCTAGAAAAGCTTGGCTTCTACGCGTGCAAGAACACATCTCAAACAGCATTTGTTTTCCAGGGACAGTGGAAGTCACCCACATGCATTATTTCTCGAGAAAGTTGTAAGAAGTAGGGCTTCTGGGCTCAGCTGTGTTTTTAATCTGAGGTTTAGAAGTACTTGATATCCCTGCCTCAAGCTACAATTCCTGTGCCTCCTTCATTACAAGGTGTGTATGGACAGTGTGGGTCACCTTGAGTCTTGGCACCCTGAAAGGGCAGATTGGCTTAGGAACACTGTGCAGTAGGCTAGCCCCTTTCCTTTGAGAATGTGGCCTCTCAGGATGCAGCTGGCAAGTCCCAGGACACTGGGCTGCCCTACTTCTCTCAAGGAAAGCCTAAGATTGCAAAAATGGGCTGCCATTGCTATCCATCGCCCACCCCAGTGTGCTTTACATGTTTCAAGTAGTTATCATTTCTTCCaggagaaagaatgttaaaaatgCTTTTACTTTATCAAAAAGGAAAGTAGGCCCGGATtggtggtggcactcgcctttaatcccagcacttgggaggcagaggcaggtagatttctgagtctgaggccagcctggtctacagagtgagttccagggcagccagggctacacagagaaaccctgtctcaaaaaaacaaaaaaaccccaaccaaccaaacaaacaaacaaaaaaaggaaacaagcCACCGTAGCCAACGAGGGTTTTAAACAGACCATGCTTACAGTATCAGATGATCACTGAGAGATATGAACACAGGCCACCTCTATGCAAATCCCATGTTTCCTCCCTAAGCCCTGTGTAGAAAACAAACACCACAAACTTCCGTTATGTTAATTCGTGTTAAATATAACTGTACAAATTGCACATTTTACAGCACAGCATCACAGTTAGACAAGTGAGAAAAGTCTCCTTGTTCTAGCACAGCAGAAACCGACCGGCTCTGCCGGGAGGGTCGGAACAAAACCAGCTGCACAGTTCTGTAAACAGTAAGTGAGGTTGTCTCTAGGATCCTGAAGAGTCAAACATGAATGCTCGCACACTTCTTCCAGGGACTCACAGTGGCGCGCGCTCAGTACCACAGCAGGTTTCTTTCACATTGGGTTCACAAAAGAGCAGTCACGGCCATCTGATTGAGGGGCGCAAGACCGTTTCTGGGTGCCGAATAACCATCATTCCCCCCGGAAGTCATCTGTGACTGAGAGGAGGGGTCTCTGCTGTCCAAGAAGCTGCTGGCTGCAGGCTTGTCGTAGCCCCTACCCACAGGCTTGGGGCTTGCTGGCCTCTGATAGCTTTCAATCTGGGCATCTCCTGCAGCAGGAGGAAAGCCACCAGAGGAAAGGGAGTGTTTGTGAGTGGGCTTGGGCCCGGGGACTCGGTAGCCACTCTGTGTGGAGAAGGTGTGAGCTCGCAGCAGGTGCCGCTCCACAATAGGTGTGGCGTACTCCGGTTCCGAGTGCGTCAAGGGCAGTGCGTACTCATGGCGTCCGGGGCGATGCGGACAGTCATAGTGGCCACTGGCCTCAGTGTTCACTCTGGCCTCCTCAGTGTCTGTGTCCATGGGCCGGAAGGTGGAGCCCTTTCTCGTGACTGTCCCTGTGCCAATCATGAGAGGCTGCTGATAATCTAAAACCAAATGAGCATCATTAGTGCACAAGCTGGTCCCTTCCACTCCATCTCCATTGGTGACTAAAGCATCCCAGACTCCATGAGACATGAAATGCAAGTCAGATGCTGCAGATGGGCCTTAAACCACCATAATACTGCCTGCTTCAGGAAGCCAGGGGCCATAAAACCTCAGACACTGGACTGATTCAGTCAGGGAAAATGTTTTGTAGAGGAGGAGCATTTACTTATAGACTTACGGTCTTGTTACACAACCCCAACTAGACTTGAACTTGAGGTCTTCCTGCTTCTAAACCTTTGGGATCCAGTTGATCAGACATGCAACTCCATGCCCAGTTTAGAGGTGACTTTTacttggtgctgggattataggtgttggCTATTAGGCCCAGCTACGAGTGACTTTCAAACTGGCCTTTGCAAAGTTTGGAGGTGGAGAAAACCCAAGGAGGGTGTCACGACCacctttgtgtcaacttgactacatcaagaattaataaaatgtaaatggtCGGGCACACCTGTAaggaattttttcttaattacaataaatcatttgaattgttaAGACTCACTTCTATATCTAGATCtctcctttaatctgggctatgcCTTTAGCTAAGTCTGtataaaggacacacacacacatgagagagagagagagagagagagagagagagagagagtcagagagagagagtcagagagagagagagagagagagagagagagagagagagagttcttgttgtataaattctgttactctacagaaccctgactaatacagaggagAACTACCTATGAAGACAGTTTGATTTAGGGGATACAGATGGTTTAAGGTCTGGGTTTAGTGATGGGTGTCCAGATAATGAAATCATTTTCGAAATGAGGGAGCCACATTACAATAGACAACAAAGCAGAGAGACACTAAGCGACTTTCCTGGAATCACACAACTGCCAGGcaatgaagtcaggactggaagcaGGGTTTCTAGCATGCGCTGTGTTAGCGCCGATCATGGGGGCTGTGGGAGTCTCACTCAGAACCTACACACTAGCAGTCTGAGGTAATTCTGGGGACAAGCTGGAGAAAACTGACAGGAAGTAAAACTGGAAGAGAGACAGGCTGATGTTTTCTCAGAGACCCTTCTGACCCAGACAGGCCCCTCACTATAACTCCCTGTCCTCAAAGGGGAGATGGAGCCATTCATCACTCAATTAGTCTTTCTTGTCCCTCACTCCCAGTACTTTAATAAAAACCTGATAATTAAGAGCCTCctcccagcacccgggaggcaggggcaggtggagctctatgagtttgaggccagcctggtctacaactcaagttccaggacagccagggctacccagagaaaccctgtctcgaaaaaacaaacaacaaacaaaccaaaccaaaacaacaacaacaactttgcAGAGCCTAGCAGTGCTATGAGCCCCTCACTATCTATGATCATTGTGTGAGCTTACCTGAAGGTAAGCTCAGGTGAAGGGATCATTGACTAATATCTTGTGTCAGCTTGAAACTATTTCATAGAGTACTGGGGGACTAGGGGAACACACTTCTGCTATCACAAAGGATCTTACTTAACCTACTGCTGTCCTGTTTCCTGTATCCCACAAGCAGAACCTCCTCAGAGCACCGTCCCTGGGGTATGACACTCACCTGCCACGTCACTAGTGACGAGATCCAACTTTTGTGCTATCTCTTTTTCATTGTCATAGCTGATGGTAAATTCCGTTGACTGATGCCTGGCAAAGGGATATTTAATCTGCTTCCAACAGCCTGAAAACAAAGGCATATGAAACCAGGCATCAGGCATATACCTCACATAACTTCATGTACTTCTTAACACATAAGTACATAACATGTACTTCATGTGTTCTTCAGTATGTCAGAAGTTAGTCTCTTGCAGGATGCTGACAAACCCATAGCCTCAGCTCTTTGGCTGTGTGCTGAGCACAGTGTGCTGAGGCAGGCCCTTCAATATATACATTACCCACTgatagctttatttattttaaatagggTCTCTTTACATAGCCCTGGATGCCTTAAAATTCAttatgtacaccaggctagccttgaagtcacagagatttgcctcctgtttcctgagtgcaaggattaaaggtatagtggtggtgcatgcctttaatcccagcacttggaaggcagaagcaggcagatttctgagttcgagaccagcctggcctacagaatgagttccaggatagccagggctatacagagaaaccctgtctcgaaaaaaacaaaaatccaaaacaaacaaacaaacaaaaaccaacaaaaaaggtGTACACCACTATGACTGGCTCCCACCGATGGTATACATGTATTTGTagcctggagagctggctcagtggttaagaaagaGCACAGGCTGTCCTTCCAGAACTCAGttttgatttctagcacccaccacagcagctcacaaacatctgaaactccagtcctggaaattcaacaccctcttcttgaACATGTGGGCGCCAGGCAGGGACATcattcacagacatacattcaggcagacaaaacacccccacacataaattaaataaatttaaaaaagcccTGAAATCATCTGGGCACATTTCCTGTAGGCACATAAACTCATACCCCAGAGGAGACAACACAGCTGTCATTTTGGCTTGGCCTTTCCTCAGCATCTTCAGGCCTCCACTGTACTTTCTGGGAAACTGAGGAATGGACCAGGTATGGCCAtgtgtttgttttggagaatGTTTAAGACATAGGTCAGTAGTATTCACCTACAATGtcaggggatcaaactcaggccatctccctagccctgtcTGCATTATTTTGATTCGAAGACTAGAACCCAGGCCAAGCACATGTTCAGTCCTCACGGACAGGACTGCTGTCACTCCTTGATGACAGTGTAGTAATCTAAtttccagtacacacacacaaatgcaaagaACAAAACTTAAAACAGGATAGGGCTCATGCTAAATACAGATATGAGGGCATGAAAACCCTGAAGCAGGATATTAACTAGATAGTTTAGATTTCTTCGTTGGAGCTTTGCAAAGTCAAAGGTAAAGGAACATATCTCTTTTTCAAACCGGAGAGTGGTCTCCTCTTACCTACAGCTTATGGTTCCAAAAACAAGAGGAACCATGGcccaaaaatattaaatagaaaaattcTAGAAGCAATTCCTATTTTAAGCTGCATGCTGTCTTCCGCACAGCACAGCCTGGATGTGAACCGTCCTCCTGTCTGGTTCTCTGTACACTACCCTCCTGGGAAGGCTAGTGTTCCCGACACCTTGACGGAATCTCGACTCAGCCggaaatgggtgtgtgtgtgtgtgtgtgtgtgtgtacagcaggCTGCACTCATCCCCATGTCTTCCCACTGACAATGTGGTGTGACCAGCTTGCTTCTAGCTCCTGCCATCTTTACTATCCACCACAATGGACTGGACCTTGCACAGTGAGTATAAACAACccctcttccttaagttgctttctttcagattattttatcacagcaagaggaaAAGAACCGGAAACACTCGCCTTTGGTCATCCAAAGCAAAATAGTGGCCATTCTACTCAATACAATTGTCCTGTTTCGTTCTTacttagcattttttttaatccctCACCATGCCTAATACATAAACTACATTTTATCAGAGCTATGCATGTAAAGACTTTATGTACATGGTTTAGTTCTAGTTACAGTCTTGAGCAACCCTTAGTGTCTTGGGTTTATCACTCACAGATGAAGGGCACAGAATCCAGGATCTTGCACATATtcggcaagtgttctaccactaagCTAGGCAGCACCCgtcctatatatatatactgcattAACAGACCTTGGACTTTCCCCTGAAGACAGATTAAAACTGCAGATTGAGTTTTTAACCAACCTGTTTTCTGAGCATCAGCTGACACATAtggatttcctttctttttcctcctgtcAAGACAAAAAAGCTCTACTGAATATTTGTTAGCCAATTTGTCTGCCTGTGTCCTCATATAATATGACGATCAGAAGGACTTACCTCATAGGTAGTTCTGAAAACTGAAATTGCTAGATGCTGTCATATGCTTAAAatgctctgtgtatgtgtgcctgtgtgtgtgtatgtgtgcgatCATATGTAAATATATCTTATGATAAAGGTCACATatatttactaattttattttgtatattagaaAGCAATGCGTTATTACTTGATTTTCTCAATGGTTCAGAAAACCTATAAAATAAATGCTTAAGCAATTTGTAAggatcacttttattttttttaaagatttatttattattatatgtaagtaagtgcactgtagctgtcttcagacacaccagaagagggcgtcagatctcgttatggatggttgtgagccactatgtggttgctgggatttgaactcaggtccttcagaagagcagccagtgctcttaaccactgagccatctctccagcccctctatttttttttttaatatttttattttctatattctttgtttacattccaaatgatttcccctttcccggatccccactccccatatgtcccataaaccttcttttctccatcccttctccaaccacctccctcctttttctctgtccttatattcccctccaatgctagatcaatcctttccaggatcaggtccctctccatacttcttcatgggagtcatttgttattcaatttgtgccttgggtattcagggcttctgcaGCCCCTCTATTTTTTATAAAGTATAAATTATAGGTGCCTTTAAAAACAATTAACATAATCAGTTATGTTGAAAGTGTACAATGATTTGACATTCTATTCATactaatatacatatttataagttcTAAAgccttttaattgtaaaaagagaacctgacaatatttatttttttgtttaaatccAATTACTATCATttgttataataataaatatggtATTTAGAGTTATGAAAAAGATTCAGTACCCATCATGGTGCACGTCTTTGTTCCAAGAGAAAACAGCCACACCAGACATTACTAGGCTATCTAGGGCCATGGTGGCAGCTGATCCCAGGTGCTGGGTCTCCTTTCTAACACAATTTCCATTGGGCGGGGCAACAAGGGAGACTTCACAAGGCACATGTCAGCTCCCAGATGTTGGTCCAGTCGTGCTCATGTGGTAAGCCATAGAATGCAGTGCTGCGCTATTCCTATGTTAACATCTGGGCCAAGACTGCTTGTAAAATGTCAACATTTCATCTCCAAAGAAGGCCTGCTGCTTCTTTAACACCTATGTACCAGAGGGGTAAACTTTTGAGATTTATGAATGCTGGTTATGATTATTCCACTTGCTGGAAAAGCACCTCTGGGTTTGTCTATAAGCATTTGCCTAGATAAAAGACCcatccagccgggcggtggtggcgcatgcctgtaatcccagcactctgggtggcagaggccggtggatttctgagttcgaggccagcctggtctacagagtgagttccaggacagccagggctacacagagaaaccctgtcttaaaaaaaccaaaccctaCACCCCCCCCAAAGAAAAGGACCCATCCAAGTTGGGGATGGGGTAGggttttggaggaaaaaaaaaagagagagagaattaaatggCGGCTTTCCTCTCTTCTTGACTCCTGCAGATCCTGACGTCCTACAGATGACATGTGACCAGCTACATCACACTCGTGCTACTGTCCTCCCTCACTGTGATGGGCAGATTAGGCAGACTGCGtatcttcaaactgtgagcccacACAAACCCTTCCTCCCGTCCTTAAGATACTTTTGTGAGAGTGAGGAGAAGAGTCAACCAATCAACTGCTTATGCATCTAATTagagaaaaattgaaaaagtTTAAATTCACATACTTTCTACAGATTGCAAAGATCCCCATTCCAGTCAGAAGGAGGGCAACGAAGATCACGGATGGAATCGCCACGGTTGTGATATTCATTCCTAGAGGAGAAATCCGCTGTTACAACACAAATATCACATaactcacaaacatacacaaaactcAGCTTCAGAAATGAGTATGGTGGTGGTGTACAGCATTAACccaaacacttgggaagcagaggtaagaGGATCAATGTGTGGCCACCCAAGGATACAGGGATACACACAGTGAGATGCtgggttaaaaaataataaaaataaaataaaataaaataaaatataaaataaaataggagacaaaggcaggcaggtttttgagttagaggccagcctggtctacagagtgagttccaggacagccagggctacacagaggaaaccctgtctcgaaaaaaccaaatccaaaaataaataaacacataaacacataaataaataaataaatacataaaataaaataaaataaaataaaataaaataaaataaaataaaataaaataaaataagagacaaagaaaggcaggtttttgagttagaggccagcctggtctacagagtgagttccaggacagccagggctacacagagaaaccctatctctgaaaaaaccaaatccaaaaaataaataaacacataaacacataaataaataaatacataaaataaaataaaataaaataaaataaaataaaataggaggcagaggcaggtggatttctgagttggaggccagcctggtctacagagtgagttccaggacagccagggctacacagagaaatcctgtctcagaaaaaaaaaaaaatccaaaaaaataaaataaaactgcttTGTGCACAGAGAAAATGAATACATGTTTTCCTATGATGTTACAAAGTAAAGTCTGAGCTAAGTCTGGAAACAAAATTGTTCTTCTATGGCAAAGCTGCAGCTTTGGTCCATGCT is a genomic window containing:
- the Dcbld1 gene encoding discoidin, CUB and LCCL domain-containing protein 1, whose translation is MGTGAGGPGVLALLFAVCAPLRLQAEELGDGCGHIVTSQDSGTMTSKNYPGTYPNHTVCEKIITVPKGKRLILRLGDLNIESQTCASDYLLFSSATDQYGPYCGSWAVPKELWLNSNEVTVRFQSGAHISGRGFLLAYASSDHPDLITCLERGSHYSKEKYSKFCPAGCRDIAGDISGNTKDGYRDTSLLCKAAIHAGIITDELGGHINLLQSKGISHYEGILANGVLSRHGSLSEKRFLFSTPGMNITTVAIPSVIFVALLLTGMGIFAICRKRKKKGNPYVSADAQKTGCWKQIKYPFARHQSTEFTISYDNEKEIAQKLDLVTSDVADYQQPLMIGTGTVTRKGSTFRPMDTDTEEARVNTEASGHYDCPHRPGRHEYALPLTHSEPEYATPIVERHLLRAHTFSTQSGYRVPGPKPTHKHSLSSGGFPPAAGDAQIESYQRPASPKPVGRGYDKPAASSFLDSRDPSSQSQMTSGGNDGYSAPRNGLAPLNQMAVTALL